Proteins encoded in a region of the Xiphophorus couchianus chromosome 11, X_couchianus-1.0, whole genome shotgun sequence genome:
- the bsx gene encoding brain-specific homeobox protein homolog, giving the protein MSVNYASAAPTQRSTSFFIEDILLHKPKPLREVIPAPFCSSLASRMPILEYGYPLIPTPILAPHPHPLHKPEHHQYFFTPGMQMPALFQHHAELPGKHCRRRKARTVFSDSQLSGLEKRFEIQRYLSTPERVELATALSLSETQVKTWFQNRRMKHKKQLRKAQDERKTPAEMERCAENSSAESDLNEKSAEELRRGLEADSYMLEENDDDDDDVDIEDDICSTDHLL; this is encoded by the exons ATGAGTGTGAACTATGCGTCCGCAGCGCCCACGCAGAGATCCACGTCATTTTTCATTGAGGATATCCTGTTGCACAAACCAAAGCCACTGAGAGAGGTTATTCCCGCGCCCTTCTGCAGCTCCCTGGCCTCCAGAATGCCCATCCTGGAGTATGGATATCCTCTGATTCCGACGCCAATTCTGGCTCCTCATCCTCACCCACTCCATAAGCCGGAGCATCACCAGTACTTTTTCACACCTG GGATGCAGATGCCGGCTCTGTTCCAGCACCACGCAGAGTTACCAGGGAAACACTGCCGGCGCAGGAAGGCCCGAACCGTGTTTTCTGACTCCCAGCTGTCCGGACTGGAGAAGCGCTTCGAGATCCAGCGGTACCTGTCCACACCGGAGAGAGTGGAGCTGGCCACGGCGCTCAGCCTCTCCGAGACACAG GTTAAAACGTGGTTTCAGAACCGGCGAATGAAACACAAGAAGCAGCTGAGGAAGGCGCAGGATGAGCGGAAGACCCCAGCAGAGATGGAGCGCTGCGCAGAGAACTCCAGCGCGGAGAGCGACCTGAACGAGAAGAGCGCGGAGGAGCTGAGACGCGGCCTGGAGGCGGACTCATACATGCTGGAGGAGaacgacgacgacgacgacgacgtGGACATCGAGGACGATATTTGCTCCACAGATCATCTACTATAG